One Fictibacillus halophilus genomic window, CGTCTGAGGTGAACACACCATGAAATTAGAAGGAGTTTTGCCGTTTGCGAGAACACTTCTTCGATCGTTCTGTGAAGAAGGTGATATCGTAATTGATGCAACATGTGGAAACGGAAACGACACTTTATTTTTATCTAAACTCGTTGGCGAGAGTGGCCATGTGTTTGCTTTTGATATTCAAGAGCATGCAATCGAGAACTCAAAACAACGGCTTGTTGATCATCATGCAAATCATAATGTTACCTTTTATCATGCCTCTCATGATGAGTTAACAACTCAGTTACCTAGTGACCTTCATACAAAAGTAACTGCCGCTATTTTTAACCTCGGCTACTTACCTGGAAGCGACAAGTCGATTACAACAACAGGATCATCTACCATCGGTGCAATTGAACAGCTCCTCCAGCTATTAAAACCTGAAGGCGTAATCATACTCGTAATCTACCATGGACATGAAGAGGGAAAAAGAGAAAAAGAACTAGTCATGAATTATGTAAAACAGTTGGATCAAAAACAGGCTCATGTTTTACAATACGAATTTATTAATCAAAAAAACGACCCCCCATTTGTAGTCGCAATTGAAAAAAGAGGCTGAATTCAACTAATCAAGTTGATTCAGCCTTTTTTCAGGATTCAGAAACTGGTCGTCATATATACACCACATGGGGTATTATGCGTCATCAATCCAGAAATTTAAGCACGCAATCCAAAAATTCCGGCTGGTTATCCACGAGATTTGCCTCTCAATCCAAAAGTTTTTGTCTTTTATCCACGAGTTTACGTTCCTCGACAAATTAAGCAATAGTTACTATCCTCACATACCCCTGCTACATGCGAAGCACATGGCTCGACATTACTTTTATGAGAGGGAAGGTTTTAATCTTTGATATAGTTTTCGATTTACATAAAAGAAGTAACTCGTGGCGCCT contains:
- a CDS encoding class I SAM-dependent methyltransferase; protein product: MKLEGVLPFARTLLRSFCEEGDIVIDATCGNGNDTLFLSKLVGESGHVFAFDIQEHAIENSKQRLVDHHANHNVTFYHASHDELTTQLPSDLHTKVTAAIFNLGYLPGSDKSITTTGSSTIGAIEQLLQLLKPEGVIILVIYHGHEEGKREKELVMNYVKQLDQKQAHVLQYEFINQKNDPPFVVAIEKRG